GTCTTGGCTGTATAAATGACTCCCAAAATGACTCTCCTTGGAAAGTTTTGCTGCTTAGTTGtacacaaaaaggggggggcaacATTTTACCTTTAAGCCAGGAAGGATTGCTTTATTTAGCAAAAGAAGTCAATCTCTTTTGGCATGATATCCtggtaaatttttcaaaattgaaaaataaattgaaagttgaaaacaatACCGATTTTCTGGCCCATTCCATATGGCTAAATCCAAACATCAAAATGGATGAAAAGATGATTTTGAATGGTACATATATTgcaaaattgtatattttttatcattgatCTGGTGTCAGATAATGATACATTATTCTCATATAaagaatttgagaaaaaatataatatcaatacTAATTTTGTAGAGTTTTATGGTATTTTAAGCGATATTCCAAATAGATGGAAAAGTAGGATAGAAGGTAGTTCTAAActtgataatattgaaaatatattagtagataaagtaaaaaaacagaattaaaatcttgcaattttttctataatttatttCTGAAGGATAATAAAGTATTATCACTATCTTCCCATAACAAATGGGAAATGGACTTAAATATACAGATTTAAAGATTGGAATGTTATTTATTCCATGCCCTTCATTATAaccaaaaattcatttttacaaaattttcaattcaagATTGTTCATTTTCCATTGTTCATtgccactttttctagccttcgggaacaacttcgggaagggttctaattTTTTTGCGTCCGAttttgagggttcgtattgagttcgtatcacgaTCCTCACCATCGttatgtcaccgggaatgcatctttaaacatcgtattgcattcgtgttttcgtcgtttccatcgggcagttttgacattacgatatctacacgaatgaatcacgaagctacccgagGGTCTTACGTTGGCAACAagacttcgtgaagacctcgtaatcccgtcgtgttgccatcgaataaaagtatgaaggcgacaagatggaactacgacggcaataaacccagctaaatgtaagttaattttcgcgctaaaatacatttaaagtgccatatgcgcgatatgcactggtcagtctaatacgacagttaagaaagacgttcacaaaacatggagctcatatcatatgattctttGAGAACAAGAAGGGCGACAgagttgtttttattaattcaaatggaacaagaagagcagctattacaggctcaggacttacttttacaagtaaaatacatttttttggtcaatttttCCTATCAAGTAActtaatgaaaattataaacgcgcctcgtacaccaacactgcaggtacatgtatatagggaaaccaactttttcttcattattctgattttttatgtatcttctgagttgttgtcacacgcatgtttactccataaccattttgttttctatatgtcatatttttccgcatttgttgctttccccacatccttccttctgtctatattattatgatattgtcctggaaagagctctttttgaataaaagagatcaacgaacccattaccttacctttaagatagatcaatatacatgggcataattatgggtgattattcagactagtgcacacattttacagttcaaacaaggcaatgccgagcgtgacatcccctcgtatgtaacgtttggggacaaatatggacagtatatttgtatatgactcATGCAGAAAATGATTAATTCTTTTGAAGAAATCAACCAAACATacagtaactggaaatacctttaatattgtcattAGCACTAGCAGGTAAAAAAatgagcaaccaatttcctgtgtattatgctatttcaaggagaaaacgtacaaaatgtcaaatcattacaaggaggaacaatataccaagtgtggttaaaatcttttgaagcacATAAGTTTTATAGTGTCTACAAGGGTTatattgccttgtattacaactgccactttgaccttgatctttgaactttaaagtcaagAGCGCTCTAGATATTCCTAACGAGTAACACCAtaccaagttttgagcattttggttttggagtgtccataacaattttatctacacgcaacttacatgtagtaggcgaggggataataaactaagtTTATAAGAATTAGACAAAAAGATCGATTTCCCGCCATGCATCGTAAActgtacacgacgtcttttaaacatcgtatggccatcgcgaCATCATTGgtatccatcgtgtagccttcgtgatcctTCGTGTAGGCTTctgctgagatatgaagcttgaatacccgtcttcggttaacctttgtatgtccatcttttgttatcgtatataatttcggcaccatcgtattgacttcgttattcatcgtactggcttcggtcactttttggtattttaacaacatcgggaccaacttcgtacgaacttacaattttctcattcgggtgtccatcgtatataaaaatcgagacagtgtgacgcgggcataaaaGTTAAGTGACAAGTATGACGGACTGGATATAACACGAAATAATGTAACATCTATGTCTTCATcgcatattttcaatattagaaaaacaaacatgtttgaTAAAAAGTTTTAACACGTTATAACAATGTATCTTATTAAACTTAAAGTGATTAAAAAGAAGTTATCGACAAAATTGTTATAAGAGTTAAAGGAAATAATTTCGAAGTGATTAAAATAAACTCAGGCAATagagggaaaaaataaaaataaaggtgCATAGATGCCGCAAATTCTAACTTGTTTTGctttgttttgatcttcgtTTGATTGAAACATGACAAAAGTTTGCTTTGAAAAGGGTAAAACcacaaacatactgaactccgaggaaaattcaaaaaggaaatcCCCAATTAATTAGGCGTAATGAAACAGCTTCTAGAAAGgttattgactttttttcctgaaTTAACTTTTatagtatataatttttctttatgtCATTGACAAATTCAAACTGCATTTTTTTgtcaacatgtaaaaaataaaacagtacaaatatcaaatttcaaggAAAATTCTGGATAGAAAGTTCTCTAGCAAATAacgaaatcaaaagcttaaacacatcaaatgaatggaccaaagatatttaaatagaaagaaATTACACTTGAGTAcgcaattttatatttcttatgaTAGATgagatagaaaaataaattatcgCGATTTAATAATTATACCGCTGATATAACACGGGCGACGGGAGATATCTGAAATGCACTATTGAAACAGCAATGATAGCTATAAGACACGATAAAGTCTCCCACAAAAGAGTTTCAAGCTCAATTTGTCACGGATCTAGTGAAGTTTTTGACTTTAAACAGAAGCTAAGATTGTCTGTCATAAACACCAAATTTTCCAAATACGTTTTTAACATGAAAAAAGATAACTCCTTTCTTTGAACAAGAACATGTGGCAGGTAACAACATTGACGGTACCAATTATTTTGCAAAAGATGTGCATTTAGGTTTAACTGGTTTTATGTAAGGCCCGCTGGAACAGGCACAATATAATGACTAATAGGTCGAGTAAAGCTCACATAgtacatcttcgctagccaagggttacgatccactcctgCTCTCTTcgcccttggcggattgagccaacatttgttataacaatgttgcgccatctatcggaagaCAAAAATCACGCCCATTCCGAATGCAttattcttgaccaatggtagcacttgaatTCTTCAGtttggaggtaaaaacacggtagcgtctGATTTCTACGCACTTGGTAAAGCCGGAAATGAAAGTATACGTCAACATTCATGCATGtgtgcatgaaacatacactGGAATTCTATtggttgattaaaaacattcaagttgtcACGATATAGTCGTATGTTTCGGGATGTACAAACTTATTGCACAATAAACACGttgtaattgtttacaaacactttcttCGTTTACACGTGATCATATTATATGCGCTTTATGATTGGATGCAGCGATTTTTGACTGCACCCAATCAAAATCCTTACCTTGCGTCTTCAAAGtttatctcaatccgccaagggtgaagagagcgggagtggatcgtaaccattggctagcgaagatgacaTAGTATTACTCTCCAGAAAAACAAATGCTCGTATAACAAAGTCTTTGAATTAATAAGCGACCCCAGTCCCTCCTCACTCCAAAACATGAACCTAGTATGATATGGTTAATTGTCtgagaaattttgaaaaactttgATATGGAGTTAAGGAAGAATTGCGGGTTCACAATGGGTGTCCCAGATACAATAATGGCATAATCCAAGACTGCTCAAAGAAAGTTCGAATGTGAGTTTCGGACAATACAAAATTCTAAGTCATGCCAAAATGAAACCgaaaaatttttgaattaaaaaatgaaaaacgagGACAAGTTCAtctgcaaaaaaatcaaaatttgaacaaattcTGTTTAACACTTTAGTAGCGTTTGCGGAAACAAAGGGAACACAAAGACGAACAAATCGACTTCGACTTCGACAACACTGTATACACCCgctctataaaaatattcagttttatttaaaacaaaatacaaaagaaagTATTACAAACCCCTGCTATAGATAGACATTACAGTTACATCATTTTTCAGTTTAACAATCAAGTGTTCAATGCACTTTGAAATGAGATTTGGCCAACCATGAAATATATTGAACAGGTACGATAACACTATTCATTTCCTCTATTTGCTATTCCGTTGGCagagaaaaaaaagatgtatgaAAACAAGTATAAACATTTGTCCccgaatttaaatttttaatggtgttgtgtgtgttacattttaatgttgtgtcgttgttctcttcttatatttaatgcgtttccaacagttttgaacagcggtattctactgttgcctttattgaatCTTGAAATCAGCAACACCAGAAAATacgtataattttatttaaacaaaatactcaaggaaatattaaacatttccCCTGCTATTTATAGGCAATGCTATAACATCCTTCTCCGGTTTAAACTTCAAGTGATCATTGAGTGTATCTTTCCGATCACACTTTGGATTGAAACTCAATCAGTCATAAATATTGAACAATAGGCATAACGTGTCTATTCACTTCCATTAGACATGTCGTTGTCTGAAACAGTAATAAGCAAGTGTGAAAACAAGTTTTATCCTTTGACCCCGGATTTTAATTTGTCATGAGCAGCATGATGGCTGTCGATGGGATAAAAGTTTGGATTTTACTGCAGtttcctttgttgaatatttttttatttcaggtctTGGGTGTTTACTATGTAACTGTTCTCTTTCTAATGAAATCCGTTCGGTCATGAactaaatatattatttgtactttctgattataatttaaagtaATGTTTTACTCGGTAAGACGAGACACATTTAACTATTTGCTATGATAGAGTGTAAAAGCACCGGTATGaataattgatagtttttgcaCGATATACATCAGATCAGAGGAGAGGAGACTGTTAAATTTCTGAAGTGCCTAAAATagtctttgatttttttgtctgtcgtctgtaatttgaacattgtttTCGATATGAATGGCTTCTAATTGTTTCATTCAAAAAGACAAAGGCAAAGAAGTAATGAGCAACTGTTATTCTGAGTTCGTTCTTATTATGAAGAAAGTTTTGACCGTGTTGCGTTggttttattcataaaacataagttccatattttcaatgaaacaattatccaccaaagttcacaTGAAATGAATAAAAGCAATTTTAAATGCCCTGTACTAATTCAGGtaaatggtcattgttatagTATAGTTCGTCTCTGTGTAGGTTACATTTGAacattgtgtttctgttgtgtcgtttgtcTCCTTtgatatttgagtgtgaatttgcattgctataagacgtttcacggtacttatctatcttTAATCATTcgtttagttttgatgttatattttttattttcgtcGGATATTGTCTAATACTTAATTCGattcgttgttctcctcttatattcgatgcgttttcctcagttttagtttgtaacccggatttggtgttattttctatcgatttatgagttttgaacagcggtatactactgataTAGAcaactgtacggccttcaacaataagaaacaCTAAAATCGTATTGTCACCTATAAAGAATGATGacgtaaaaaaattgaaacaatttaaGTGAGAAAACGAAttcaagaatttatttttaacatgaaaaaaaaatacaagttgaaTACATCTTGAAATATagaacaaaatatagaaaacagaaaaattttcaaattatttttattattctgtACAGAAGTTACTCATGCTTCAGTTACAGTTTGTACTTAATCAAATGTTCTCAATCTAACATTCCAAAGTCAAGTATTAAAATAACTTCATGGCCAGTCGCATGTTTTTATTGCTTGGTTCCATACTAGACTCCCCGAACATGGCATGTTCACAGGTTTCTTCCACACACATTGATAGTATGCATGCTTGTTGCATGTATCTGCATAGAATTCTCCATGTTTACATGGCGTTGGACctaaaaatgaaagtgcaacaaaatattgatgtagttttaatcataatttgaATTAATCCACGGACATTAAATAATAttatgttatctttttttttaaatggcgtTTTCAAAATAAGAACATACAAATAGTAATAATTTAATAATCTAAAAAAGTAACGTTTAATATTTACGATTATACACTGTGTATATGCTAGGTTATTTTTagacacattttataaaatattcagtCGTATTTTGCGATTTGTTGCAAGATGGCAGTActtttatccatctgatgagtaaagcctttttcaactgctttttatatttgttcttatgttgtacggttacaccactgttccaggatagaggttgggatcccgctaacatttTAACTCCGACACaatctgtatgtatgtgcctatccTAAGTCAAGTGCCTGTAAttaagtagttgtcgtttgtttatatgttacatactaagtatttgtttttcgttcatttttttgtacatatatagtGCCGTTAGCTTTTctagtttgaaatgttttacattacCATTTCCTGGTcttttataggtgactatgcggtatgtgctttgctcattgttgaaggccgtacggtgacctatagttgttaatgtctgtgtcttgtggagagtttttcattggcaatcataccccatcttcttttttatatatacagattgaCAAAACACACTACATTAATGTATTTgctggtatatatatatcattatgatGAGTGGAGATGTTACATGTGTATGCACATGCTAATGATTTGTAAAACACTACATTCTAATAATGATATAACGGTCAATAAGGTAAAGTAGGTTTATAAAGCTGACGAAAAGACCATAAATAACAATTACGCTTACCTTCCATGTCACATTTACCAGATCGTCGAGTTACCGCTGGTTTAGTTGACTCTCTGAGTGTTGTGGTTGTTACTACAATTACCAATATTTTTGCCGTAAATaagtttttgtctatttttgctcttcaaaattattgaaatattggaTTTCGATTTAGGTCAGTAAATTTATGAGTTGCAGTTTTTGATAACTTTAACATAAAGCTGTTAACAGGTTTCAAGGTATAggacattttgacaaaatttttaattgccTATAGTTTTATATAGTACAACGTCAATTCTTTCGtgcaaaattaatattttcagaCGCAAACACTACTTATCAATTCATAGAGCACAAGCAATTATGTGTAAAAATCGTTATTtaggaaaataaaaatcagtggAGCCGAGTTGaaagaatacaaataaaaataaaaataaacattaccaATTCCGTTCAATACGAAAACTGCAATGAGGAGAGCAAGCATTCTATTCATTTTGATCatctacaaatataaaaaatagttgtATAGTTTCAACAACccatatgtttttctttataattttttaacctTTACTTGAAATAGCAAtccttattattttttcattgttttttttaaaatgaaaggtttcaatgtttaatttatgaaaaatcaacagaaaaacatttccctccaaattttcaattaattgtATTCAAAAACAATGACACTTGGttcaaaaaatgtttgcaatTTCTACAGAATACGGAATGCATTAGTTTTGAAAAACCATTTAAAATAGAGTGTGTTCACTGGactaaaagttttgtttaatatttaagaCCGTCTTAACcttatttgttgaaaaacaatattGCATCTTTAATCTGTAcagtattttgattttactgtattattaaaataatgtttttattcgTCAAATCATTGATTCTTTTATGGATAACGAAtccaattttaaaagaaaaaaaataattacggCAAAATCCACTGGAATGGTCAGTCGTCCATTTGTTCCGATATTCTGACGTTCTTATGCTACTTTGATTATCAACTTCTCATAACCAGTGGACATATAGTCCTAGCCAAAAAGTAGTGATTTCCTTATTGCAGTTTGAAGCTGTATTCTTGTAGCAATTCAGAAAATCAATATttgattcaaaaattaaatttatttattgtattgtatttctgATAAGTATTGTTTAACAAATTTCAAGATTTGTTTAACAATCccctgattaaaaaaatataaagattttcttaCCGTGAACAGTGTAGGTTGGATTATGTCGAGGAGAACGCTGTGTGGCTTCTTAAATACCTAAAATATACGCCCCACATGCAGTACCACGTATACAGATAAAATTAcgttctttttttcttctaaaaatatc
The genomic region above belongs to Mytilus trossulus isolate FHL-02 chromosome 7, PNRI_Mtr1.1.1.hap1, whole genome shotgun sequence and contains:
- the LOC134725456 gene encoding chitin-binding domain protein cbd-1-like — its product is MIKMNRMLALLIAVFVLNGIVTTTTLRESTKPAVTRRSGKCDMEGPTPCKHGEFYADTCNKHAYYQCVWKKPVNMPCSGSLVWNQAIKTCDWP